The Coffea arabica cultivar ET-39 chromosome 4e, Coffea Arabica ET-39 HiFi, whole genome shotgun sequence genome includes a window with the following:
- the LOC140005540 gene encoding uncharacterized protein — MARTRAGSTLQEADREELAETSGGTEHGAAPTSSNRGRMGRKRSSKRNDRLGGEEELITAGTSEVAEPVPPLNPWMKFRKEYQHTVSAKGVKLTEYNDIARAAYNKLSEEEMRKRKEEYLKEKEEYEKEMERLGKPILRKARVQIKNQKYTIRCSPKQMSSLVSRIDETKKQQIRDIGFGGLLDIQCHWIPSGIATWLVDNFNPTLSSLNVGGDGVLPLTSKDISLILGIPNEGPVPVEDTDTTEVGGSGPSRRTYKWNELPNELVAMNAGEEFLRLFVAFCCGCLLAPTTRAEHKIKVWNCTQLVDRVARLNWAEYVRIVLCNKVLEVQKKSEKQHQYVGGCIFVLLIHYLDRVQILKHKVSRTTPRAKAWTDALISERDALEIKNLGAYGKGKLIGQYDPEDNEYDGQSTELPPDLVGMLMNSGHADIGAELNELYNIAVSSQRRILKIAEILSSQPRAKASTSGTEALDKGKKPVQEDYTMHKSPDTEEEPEFQSAEEGADDEDDDAEEIDAEGSDEDEHNAAQAEKDDANTRTNIEVADWNKGPP; from the exons ATGGCAAGAACGCGAGCAGGAAGCACACTTCAGGAAGCAGACAGAGAAGAACTCGCCGAAACAAGTGGTGGTACAGAACACGGTGCAGCACCCACTTCATCGAATAG GGGCAGGATGGGAAGGAAAAGAAGCAGTAAAAGGAATGATCGTTTAGGTGGGGAGGAAGAACTGATTACAGCGGGAACAAGCGAGGTCGCAGAACCAGTCCCACCATTGAATCCATGGATGAAGTTCAG GAAAGAGTATCAACACACGGTTTCGGCGAAGGGTGTTAAGCTGACCGAG TACAATGACATTGCCCGGGCAGCATATAATAAGTTGAGtgaggaagaaatgaggaagCGAAAGGAGGAAtatttgaaagagaaagaagagtatGAGAAAGAAATGGAACGTCTAGGAAAGCCGATATTGCGAAAAGCACGGGTTCAAATCAAG AATCAGAAGTACACTATCCGATGCTCGCCAAAGCAGATGTCAAGTTTAGTTTCACGAATCGATGAAACTAAGAAGCAGCAGATTAGAGACATAGGATTTGGAGGGCTGCTAGACATACAGTGTCACTGGATTCCTAGTGGCATAGCTACCTGGCTTGTTGACAACTTTAATCCGACATTGAGCAGTTTAAATGTTGGTGGAGATGGTGTGCTACCTTTAACGTCAAAGGATATCAGTTTAATCCTGGGGATCCCGAACGAAGGTCCCGTTCCAGTTGAAGACACCGATACAACCGAGGTTGGGGGAAGTGGACCAAGTCGTAGGACATACAAATGGAATGAGCTCCCAAATGAGTTGGTAGCCATGAATGCAGGGGAAGAATTCTTAAGACTATTCGTGGCATTTTGTTGTGGATGTCTACTGGCTCCAACCACTAGAGCCGAGCACAAAATAAAGGTTTGGAACTGTACGCAATTGGTTGATAGGGTAGCCAGATTGAACTGGGCTGAGTATGTGAGGATCGTACTATGCAATAAGGTGCTAGAGgtgcaaaagaaaagtgaaaagcagCACCAATACGTTGGCGGTTGTATCTTCGTTCTGCTG ATTCATTATCTTGATCGGGTACAAATACTGAAGCATAAAGTGTCGAGGACTACTCCGCGAGCTAAGGCATGGACAGATGCTCTGATCTCTGAAAGGGATGCACTTGAGATTAAAAATCTTGGAGCTTATGGAAAAGGAAAACTG ATTGGACAATATGATCCGGAAGATAATGAATATGATGGGCAGAGTACTGAACTACCCCCTGATTTGGTAGGAATGCTGATGAACAGCGGGCACGCCGATATCGGT GCTGAGCTAAATGAGCTGTATAACATTGCTGTTAGTAGCCAACGAAGGATATTGAAGATTGCAGAAATCCTCTCCTCTCAGCCGAGAGCAAAAGCTTCCACTTCTGGGACTGAAGCATTGGACAAAGGAAAAAAACCTGTACAGGAGGACTATACAATGCACAAGAGTCCTGATACCGAAGAAGAGCCGGAATTTCAATCTGCCGAAGAAGGGGCAGACGACGAGGATGATGATGCTGAAGAAATTGATGCGGAAGGGTCTGATGAAGACGAGCATAATGCAGCGCAGGCCGAGAAAGACGATGCCAATACGAGGACAAATATTGAAG TCGCGGATTGGAACAAGGGACCACCATGA
- the LOC140005539 gene encoding protein FAR1-RELATED SEQUENCE 5-like, translated as MDCSKLAENGTPELGMEFNSEEDAYKFYNKYAFKMGFSVRKDYLNKDKDGVTTSRRYSCCKEGVKRKYEGDVMPKRTRAPTKTGCGAKMVIVLFRGTMKYRVHDLVLEHNHELHIAQCAHMMPSQRKVSVAQGFQAEISEDAGLSLKQSHELMGTEAGGMGNVGYTRDDLKRYLRTRRERSLKYGEAGSMLNYFQEQTLENPSFFHAVQLDCEEQITNIFWADAGMLIDYNFFGDVVTFDTTYKTNKEYRPLGVFVGFNQHRQIVIFGAALMYDETIDSFK; from the coding sequence ATGGATTGCAGCAAATTGGCAGAAAATGGGACCCCTGAATTAGGAATGGAGTTCAACAGTGAAGAGGATGCGTACAAGTTTTACAACAAGTATGCCTTTAAAATGGGTTTCAGTGTACGTAAAGACTATCTGAATAAAGACAAAGACGGCGTGACCACGTCTAGGAGATATAGTTGCTGCAAGGAAGGTGTGAAACGCAAGTACGAAGGTGATGTGATGCCAAAGAGGACACGAGCGCCGACGAAAACAGGGTGTGGAGCTAAGATGGTTATCGTATTGTTTAGAGGGACAATGAAGTACCGTGTGCATGACCTTGTCTTAGAGCATAATCATGAGTTGCACATTGCTCAATGTGCTCACATGATGCCATCACAAAGAAAAGTGAGTGTGGCTCAAGGATTCCAAGCTGAAATAAGCGAGGATGCTGGGCTTTCATTGAAACAGAGCCATGAGCTTATGGGAACAGAAGCAGGTGGGATGGGTAATGTGGGATATACTCGGGATGATCTTAAACGATATCTTCGAACGAGACGGGAAAGGAGCTTGAAATATGGAGAAGCAGGTAGCATGCTGAATTATTTTCAAGAGCAAACACTCGAGAATCCATCCTTTTTTCATGCCGTACAGCTGGACTGTGAAGAACAAATAACGAATATCTTTTGGGCTGATGCAGGAATGTTAATTGACTACAACTTTTTTGGAGACGTAGTCACATTCGAcacaacctacaaaacaaataaagaatacCGGCCACTTGGAGTATTTGTGGGTTTTAATCAGCATAGGCAAATTGTGATATTCGGTGCTGCCCTTATGTATGATGAGACGATAGATTCTTTCAAATAG